A region from the Solibacillus sp. FSL H8-0523 genome encodes:
- a CDS encoding M3 family oligoendopeptidase produces MTTTYPQVWDLDVFFPGGSASPELKAHIENLKPKFEGLKQQVDSLAVPTSTEAAPAILAILESIKETLMHMSQAGAVLSCLTAQDTTDREALLLQGQLSGLGANFSPILESFHQKLGKIEQPTFDTLVNDTDLNEFKFILTEWREQSKESLSEEEEALISALGVDGYSSWGQMYSMLISDIKVDVVVDGETKTLSVGQANNLASHKDRAVRKAAFDALETVFTEREEFFAKTLNHLAGFRLAVYKKRGWESVTKEPLEINRMKQETIDAMWGAITSRKVTFANYLTHKAKMLGTEKLDWFDFDAPVTDSTATLDYQQGAEFILKHFGRFGKEMESFARTAFEDGWIEAEDRDNKRPGGFCTGMPLSEQSRIFMTYSGSMSNVSTLAHELGHAFHSYALRPVHPLNRRYAMNVAETASTFAEMIVADAAVEEATNEQEKIALLEDKIQRSVAFFMNIHARYLFETRFYEERKNGVVSTKRINEIMEEAQVEAHAGGLGETHPHFWASKMHFYITGVPFYNFPYTFGYLFSLSIYAKAKEEGTGFEEKYMALLRDTAVMTVEELAMKHLGEDITKEDFWLKGIALCEKDVEEFITLTSK; encoded by the coding sequence GTACCAACTTCTACAGAGGCAGCACCAGCCATATTAGCAATTTTAGAGAGCATTAAAGAAACATTAATGCATATGTCGCAAGCAGGTGCCGTGCTTTCTTGTTTAACAGCGCAGGACACGACAGACCGTGAAGCACTTTTATTACAGGGGCAATTATCAGGTTTAGGAGCAAACTTCTCGCCAATTTTAGAAAGCTTTCACCAAAAGCTTGGTAAAATCGAGCAGCCAACATTTGATACATTAGTAAACGACACGGACTTAAATGAGTTCAAATTCATCTTAACGGAATGGCGCGAACAATCAAAAGAGTCATTATCGGAAGAAGAGGAAGCGTTAATTTCGGCACTTGGCGTAGATGGTTATAGCTCATGGGGGCAAATGTACAGCATGCTGATTTCGGATATTAAAGTGGACGTGGTAGTAGACGGCGAGACAAAAACGCTTTCTGTCGGTCAAGCAAACAACTTAGCGTCTCACAAAGACCGCGCTGTACGTAAAGCGGCATTTGATGCATTAGAAACAGTGTTCACAGAGCGCGAGGAGTTCTTCGCAAAAACGTTAAATCACTTAGCGGGCTTCCGTTTAGCGGTCTACAAAAAGCGCGGCTGGGAATCAGTAACAAAAGAGCCACTTGAAATTAACCGCATGAAGCAGGAAACAATTGACGCGATGTGGGGTGCAATCACATCTCGTAAAGTAACATTTGCGAATTATTTAACGCATAAAGCGAAAATGCTTGGTACGGAAAAATTAGATTGGTTTGATTTTGATGCACCGGTAACGGATTCAACAGCGACACTGGATTACCAACAAGGTGCGGAGTTCATCTTAAAGCATTTCGGCCGTTTCGGTAAGGAAATGGAAAGCTTCGCACGTACAGCATTTGAGGATGGATGGATTGAAGCAGAAGATCGTGACAACAAACGTCCTGGTGGCTTCTGTACAGGCATGCCTTTGTCTGAGCAATCACGTATTTTCATGACGTACTCAGGCTCGATGTCGAACGTATCAACATTAGCGCATGAGCTTGGTCACGCATTCCATAGCTATGCACTACGTCCAGTACACCCATTAAACCGTCGCTATGCAATGAACGTTGCTGAAACGGCATCAACATTTGCGGAAATGATTGTGGCAGATGCAGCGGTTGAAGAAGCAACGAACGAGCAAGAAAAAATCGCGTTACTAGAAGATAAAATCCAGCGTTCAGTGGCGTTCTTCATGAACATCCACGCACGTTACTTATTCGAAACTCGCTTCTATGAAGAGCGTAAAAACGGCGTTGTTTCAACAAAACGCATCAACGAAATTATGGAAGAAGCGCAAGTAGAAGCACATGCAGGTGGCTTAGGCGAAACACATCCACACTTCTGGGCATCAAAAATGCACTTCTATATTACAGGCGTGCCGTTCTATAATTTCCCGTACACATTCGGTTACTTGTTCTCTTTAAGCATTTATGCAAAAGCAAAAGAAGAGGGCACAGGCTTCGAGGAAAAATACATGGCGCTACTACGCGACACAGCCGTGATGACCGTAGAAGAACTAGCAATGAAGCATTTAGGCGAAGATATTACAAAAGAAGATTTCTGGTTAAAAGGGATCGCGTTATGTGAAAAAGACGTGGAAGAGTTTATCACGTTAACATCGAAATAA
- a CDS encoding nucleoid-associated protein, which produces MTELLEETTLAIKMKRMAVTLLDMQQSRFVSASQTMDLTQLESGVYSEFFESYIDATMNSPKSVACKFLDRDNDILTKMNRYIEYTDDTHFLSLANDLSNKLYQIMQNVSSSNGSVFVAHIEMIGEDYILLLKLDPKDAVQIDLETLELSTIENILPDASSRVQKCALIRMNYNPLEENVYVLDKQSDGEPAKFFMETFLQATPIASDKKKTKMLMKELYEKIAESMEDEEKPRLQRVIDDEFENGKYVELDASVHNIYTAIAPEHNQESFVEDGAKLFINEFTDRNPDFTPTFEVKRDDLNVIYKSEEGEIFFRYDKRLDDKIEVQHDQVNGTFTITIHDADAVDFKLRKKTL; this is translated from the coding sequence ATGACAGAATTACTTGAAGAAACAACTTTAGCTATTAAAATGAAGCGCATGGCCGTGACATTACTCGATATGCAGCAAAGCCGTTTTGTCTCTGCAAGCCAAACGATGGACCTAACACAACTAGAATCAGGCGTATACAGCGAGTTTTTCGAAAGCTATATTGATGCGACAATGAACAGCCCCAAATCAGTCGCTTGTAAGTTTTTAGACCGTGATAATGACATTTTAACGAAAATGAACCGCTACATCGAATATACAGATGATACGCACTTTTTATCACTTGCGAATGACCTTTCAAACAAGCTTTATCAAATTATGCAAAACGTCTCAAGCTCAAATGGCTCGGTGTTTGTAGCACATATTGAAATGATTGGCGAGGATTATATTCTGCTATTAAAGCTTGATCCAAAAGACGCAGTGCAAATCGATTTAGAGACATTGGAACTGTCTACGATCGAGAACATTTTACCGGATGCTTCAAGTCGCGTGCAAAAATGTGCGCTTATTCGTATGAACTACAACCCGTTAGAGGAAAATGTCTATGTGCTTGATAAGCAATCAGATGGCGAGCCCGCAAAGTTTTTTATGGAAACTTTCCTACAAGCAACACCGATTGCATCGGATAAAAAGAAAACAAAGATGCTAATGAAGGAATTGTATGAAAAAATCGCCGAATCGATGGAGGACGAAGAAAAGCCGCGCTTACAACGTGTCATTGACGATGAATTTGAAAATGGCAAATACGTCGAGCTGGACGCTTCTGTGCACAATATTTATACAGCGATTGCGCCTGAACATAACCAGGAAAGCTTTGTTGAAGATGGTGCCAAGCTCTTTATAAATGAATTTACTGATCGTAACCCAGACTTCACCCCGACATTTGAAGTGAAGCGTGATGATTTAAATGTCATTTATAAATCTGAAGAAGGCGAAATTTTCTTCCGCTATGATAAGCGTTTAGACGATAAAATTGAGGTGCAACATGATCAGGTGAATGGTACGTTTACAATTACGATTCATGATGCAGATGCTGTGGACTTTAAATTACGTAAGAAAACGTTATAA
- a CDS encoding YpjP family protein codes for MKKWLYKSLVVSVALLTFGVITPNHEIWTNFDEERGIKSALDRQDDNQISSAYQLDDILIAEQPQPTIDTFVEAAKEQAYLKFGTRIGPVIEDEFETKIFPKIGEAIAMTVDRLGHDTLTNLSITEKPSGEYSEKIFHIVDKDAKKDVIRFHVRTENRPFEGFYYNFHYHTFEDNYQTHYDLGDIYWSKNTPPKWLS; via the coding sequence ATGAAAAAATGGCTTTATAAATCACTTGTTGTATCGGTTGCATTATTGACATTTGGCGTGATTACGCCAAATCATGAAATTTGGACAAACTTTGACGAGGAGCGCGGCATAAAATCCGCTTTAGATCGCCAAGATGATAACCAAATTTCATCGGCATACCAGCTAGACGATATTTTAATTGCCGAGCAGCCGCAACCAACGATCGATACGTTCGTAGAAGCAGCGAAGGAACAAGCATATTTGAAGTTCGGTACGCGCATTGGGCCAGTCATTGAAGACGAGTTCGAAACAAAGATTTTCCCGAAAATCGGAGAAGCAATTGCGATGACCGTGGACCGACTTGGGCACGACACATTAACAAACTTAAGCATTACTGAAAAACCAAGCGGCGAATACTCGGAGAAAATTTTCCACATCGTCGATAAAGACGCAAAAAAAGATGTCATCCGCTTTCATGTACGTACGGAAAACCGCCCGTTCGAAGGGTTCTACTACAATTTCCATTACCACACATTTGAAGACAACTATCAAACACACTACGACCTTGGCGACATTTACTGGTCCAAAAACACACCGCCTAAATGGTTGAGTTAA
- a CDS encoding asparagine synthase yields the protein MNNIREGLIPAILGSAVTAVGIALKQKSSSNDMIANTVFGFGLAHIVLGAIDLVEHRR from the coding sequence ATGAACAACATTCGTGAAGGTTTAATCCCAGCTATTCTAGGGTCAGCTGTTACTGCGGTCGGAATTGCACTCAAGCAAAAAAGCAGTTCGAATGATATGATAGCAAACACTGTATTTGGTTTCGGTTTAGCGCACATCGTATTAGGTGCAATTGACCTTGTAGAGCATCGTCGTTAG
- a CDS encoding YesK family protein: MDALMLEGWTPILLCGIVFAIGMYITSQKVSRNSLFATAIVLSLICLGVIIYSLIGVRGWDGVGLGFLTITIFVGVWVGTFIGAISKN, translated from the coding sequence ATGGATGCTTTGATGTTAGAGGGATGGACTCCTATATTGCTTTGCGGCATTGTCTTTGCAATTGGGATGTATATTACGTCCCAAAAAGTTTCAAGAAATTCTTTATTTGCGACCGCTATCGTATTAAGTCTGATTTGTTTAGGGGTAATCATTTATAGCTTGATTGGAGTTCGTGGTTGGGATGGTGTGGGATTGGGTTTCTTAACCATTACTATTTTTGTAGGAGTATGGGTAGGTACTTTTATCGGAGCTATTTCAAAGAACTAA
- a CDS encoding ABC transporter permease has translation MITGQLERAFKLAEKHKLDVNTILELNKVIAKEVNNSPKVEEKILLQIIQLLENNKMILKEAT, from the coding sequence ATGATAACCGGTCAGTTAGAGCGAGCGTTTAAATTAGCTGAAAAGCATAAGCTCGACGTAAATACAATTTTAGAGTTGAATAAAGTAATTGCAAAAGAAGTAAACAATTCACCAAAAGTGGAGGAAAAGATTTTACTGCAGATCATTCAGTTACTTGAAAACAACAAAATGATTCTTAAGGAGGCAACATAA
- a CDS encoding SLAP domain-containing protein produces MIQQLYLHPTWEKAVSQKDLALIEHVFETTYNQVDDVIMSPIVRTAFNYKGELLITALVHNFTHHSVRFANRSVFIRCGDYMEEQVFTIPTLSIPPFTSMPWTFIFKPDPLHAELDLQNLILEIE; encoded by the coding sequence ATTATACAACAATTATATTTACACCCTACGTGGGAGAAAGCAGTTAGTCAGAAGGATCTTGCCCTAATCGAGCATGTTTTTGAGACTACATACAATCAGGTAGACGATGTGATTATGAGTCCAATTGTCCGCACTGCGTTTAATTATAAGGGGGAATTACTCATTACCGCGCTTGTACACAATTTTACGCATCATAGCGTACGTTTTGCGAACCGTTCTGTTTTCATTCGTTGCGGGGACTATATGGAGGAGCAGGTGTTTACGATTCCAACACTGTCAATACCACCATTTACAAGTATGCCGTGGACGTTTATTTTTAAACCCGATCCGCTTCACGCAGAACTTGATTTACAAAACCTCATTTTAGAGATTGAGTAA
- a CDS encoding S9 family peptidase: MNPPIAKKIRTTFENHGDIRHDDYYWLNEKTNQEVLAHLEAENTYFADVMAPLNAMTNDIYESMIARIPQEEIAVPIQRGPYFYYTRQEKDLQYPIYARKFASTRAALAESKEEIILDVNVLAAGDDYLNTSDIRLTDDHHLLAYLENRDGTDSYTLYIKDLQTGALLDDVIPNVYISSSIEWSACGHYLFYVTINEQQRPYQLWRHKLGTAITEDELLYEEQDVTFNLYVAKSQSSAYIFVIAQATTTTEIRYIDVTMPLNPLTLFDAREPGIEYDVEHWEHDFIIMTNKDAINFKLLRCPVENIAERSILVPYDETYFIESIYPFKHQIYISGRANGLEQVFRIENNELIPLEWDEPIYSVSIASNQDYNVDEVLVHYESFVTPKTTFGIQLVNGEKTKIQQAEVTGDYDAKNYVQQQLWATAPDGVKVPVLLQYQKDAFARGPAPVILTAYGSYGYSSDPFFSAYRLPLLDKGVVFATAQVRGGSELGRTWYFEGKMKHKRNTFTDFIAAADLLVQQGLTTNELLIGRGGSAGGLLIGAVANMAGEKFKVLVPEVPFVDVLTTMLDDTIPLTTSEYDEWGNPNNAEDYHTMRTYSPYENVEAKAYPHMYVTTGLNDPRVGYWEPAKWVARLRELKTDDNSLVMKTNMGAGHFGASGRFNQLKELAEFYAFVLNKVGVN; the protein is encoded by the coding sequence ATGAATCCACCAATTGCAAAGAAAATCCGAACAACATTTGAAAATCACGGGGATATTCGCCATGATGATTACTATTGGTTAAATGAGAAGACCAATCAAGAAGTACTGGCCCATTTGGAGGCTGAAAATACGTATTTTGCTGATGTAATGGCACCGTTGAATGCGATGACAAATGATATTTACGAATCAATGATTGCTCGTATTCCGCAAGAGGAAATCGCTGTTCCGATTCAGCGTGGCCCTTATTTTTACTACACACGTCAAGAAAAAGACTTACAATACCCGATTTACGCACGTAAATTTGCCTCAACACGTGCAGCGCTTGCGGAATCAAAAGAAGAAATCATTTTAGATGTCAATGTACTAGCAGCAGGAGATGACTACTTAAATACGTCGGATATTCGACTAACGGATGATCATCACTTGTTAGCGTATTTAGAAAACCGTGATGGGACCGACAGCTATACACTGTACATAAAGGATTTGCAAACGGGTGCACTTTTAGACGATGTTATTCCGAATGTATATATTTCTAGTAGTATCGAGTGGAGTGCATGTGGGCACTATTTATTTTACGTAACGATTAATGAGCAACAACGTCCGTATCAACTTTGGCGCCACAAACTCGGCACAGCGATCACAGAAGACGAACTGTTATATGAAGAACAAGACGTGACATTTAATTTATATGTAGCGAAGTCACAAAGCAGTGCCTATATTTTTGTCATTGCCCAAGCGACGACAACGACTGAAATTCGCTACATCGATGTGACAATGCCTTTAAATCCACTTACGCTATTTGATGCACGCGAGCCAGGAATTGAGTATGATGTGGAGCACTGGGAACATGATTTTATTATCATGACAAATAAAGATGCGATAAATTTCAAGCTCTTACGATGCCCAGTAGAAAATATTGCTGAACGTTCCATATTGGTACCATATGATGAAACGTATTTTATTGAATCAATTTATCCATTTAAGCATCAAATTTACATTTCAGGACGCGCGAATGGCTTAGAGCAAGTATTTCGTATTGAAAATAATGAATTGATTCCACTTGAATGGGACGAGCCGATCTATTCGGTGTCGATTGCTAGTAACCAAGACTACAACGTAGATGAAGTGCTAGTTCATTACGAATCGTTTGTCACACCAAAAACAACATTTGGCATTCAATTAGTGAATGGGGAAAAGACAAAGATACAGCAAGCGGAAGTAACAGGCGATTATGATGCCAAAAACTATGTCCAGCAGCAGCTTTGGGCAACTGCGCCAGATGGGGTGAAAGTGCCGGTACTACTTCAATATCAAAAGGATGCATTCGCAAGAGGACCAGCTCCAGTGATTTTGACTGCTTACGGCTCCTATGGTTATAGCAGCGATCCTTTCTTTAGTGCGTACCGTTTACCTTTACTTGATAAAGGCGTTGTTTTTGCGACAGCGCAAGTGCGAGGCGGCTCAGAACTTGGGCGTACCTGGTATTTTGAAGGGAAAATGAAACACAAACGCAACACATTTACAGACTTTATTGCAGCTGCCGATTTGTTAGTACAACAAGGGCTCACAACAAATGAGTTGCTCATTGGCCGAGGTGGTAGTGCCGGTGGATTATTAATCGGTGCGGTAGCGAATATGGCAGGGGAGAAATTTAAAGTGCTCGTGCCAGAAGTACCGTTTGTAGATGTATTAACGACGATGCTCGATGACACTATTCCACTTACAACGAGTGAGTATGATGAGTGGGGCAATCCAAACAACGCCGAAGACTATCACACGATGCGCACTTACAGCCCGTATGAAAATGTCGAAGCAAAAGCCTATCCGCATATGTATGTAACAACTGGCTTGAATGATCCGCGCGTTGGCTATTGGGAGCCTGCCAAATGGGTAGCACGCTTACGAGAACTAAAAACTGATGACAACAGCTTAGTGATGAAAACGAATATGGGTGCAGGTCATTTTGGCGCGTCCGGTCGATTCAATCAACTGAAAGAGTTAGCTGAGTTTTATGCGTTTGTGTTAAATAAAGTAGGCGTGAACTAA
- a CDS encoding thymidylate synthase encodes MTNPADQAYLQLLQHILNNGTDKSDRTGTGTRSVFGYQMRFDLAKGFPLLTTKRVGFKTITSELLWFIKGDTNIRYLLQNNNHIWDEWAFKKWVESDEYNGPDMTDFGNRALVDEAFNEQYQVELASFCARVLNDDDFAVKYGDLGNVYGKQWRNWTTSEGESLDQLQDAINQIKNNPDSRRIIVNAWNPEDVINAGAKGSKAALPPCHAMFQFYVTNGKLSCMLTQRSGDTFLGIPFNIASYALLTHLIAHECGLEVGEFVHSIGDAHIYANHFEQVKEQLAREPRALPTLKLNTEKKSIFDFELADISVEDYNPHPSIKAPIAV; translated from the coding sequence TTGACAAATCCAGCAGATCAAGCGTATTTACAACTACTTCAACACATTTTAAACAATGGCACAGACAAATCAGACCGCACAGGGACAGGCACACGCAGCGTATTTGGTTATCAAATGCGTTTTGATTTAGCAAAAGGTTTCCCACTTTTAACAACTAAGCGCGTCGGGTTTAAAACGATTACGAGCGAGCTGTTATGGTTCATAAAAGGCGATACAAACATTCGCTACCTCTTACAAAACAACAACCACATTTGGGATGAGTGGGCGTTTAAAAAATGGGTAGAATCCGATGAATACAACGGCCCAGATATGACTGATTTCGGCAATCGTGCATTAGTAGACGAAGCATTTAACGAGCAGTATCAAGTAGAATTAGCCTCATTTTGCGCGCGCGTATTAAACGACGATGATTTTGCCGTGAAATACGGTGATTTAGGTAATGTTTACGGTAAACAATGGCGCAACTGGACAACTTCAGAGGGCGAATCACTCGATCAGTTGCAAGATGCCATCAACCAAATTAAAAACAACCCGGATTCACGCCGTATTATCGTCAATGCGTGGAATCCAGAAGACGTCATTAACGCTGGTGCGAAGGGCAGTAAAGCGGCTTTACCACCATGTCACGCAATGTTCCAATTTTACGTAACGAACGGCAAATTAAGCTGTATGCTGACGCAGCGTAGTGGGGATACTTTCCTTGGTATTCCATTCAACATCGCGAGCTACGCGCTTTTAACGCATTTAATCGCACATGAATGTGGCCTAGAAGTCGGGGAATTCGTGCATAGTATTGGGGATGCGCATATTTATGCCAATCACTTCGAGCAAGTTAAAGAGCAGCTTGCACGTGAACCAAGAGCATTACCAACACTGAAATTAAATACAGAGAAAAAATCGATTTTTGATTTTGAGTTAGCAGACATTTCAGTAGAAGACTATAATCCACATCCAAGTATTAAAGCGCCGATTGCGGTATAG